Proteins from a genomic interval of Bacteroidales bacterium:
- a CDS encoding DUF2283 domain-containing protein produces the protein METTAAVKEIFEALPHIKKIGAKHLWFDFDEKADVLYVSLERPQRATDTDILEDGIFLRLRDKKIVGITITNISSKFIK, from the coding sequence ATGGAAACAACAGCAGCAGTAAAAGAAATATTTGAAGCATTGCCACATATCAAAAAAATTGGAGCAAAACATTTATGGTTTGATTTTGATGAAAAAGCAGATGTTTTATATGTAAGTTTAGAGCGACCTCAAAGGGCAACTGATACTGATATTTTAGAAGATGGTATTTTTTTACGACTTAGGGATAAAAAAATAGTTGGAATTACTATAACAAATATTAGCAGTAAATTTATCAAATGA